CCGCGATCAGCCCCATCTCCGCCGCGGTGTCGAGCTGCGGATGCCCCGGCACCACCCGCACGTTGTATCCGAAGCTGCCGGCCCGCGAGAGGGCGATGGTGCCGCCGAAGATCGTCGGCTGGCCGGGTGTCTCGGCGACCAGCTCGAGGCGTTGCCTGCGGGTGTTCGTCAGCCGTTCCTCGTCGCGGGTCTGGCCGTACAGCACCTCCACCGTGACATCCTCGGGCGCCAGGGCACCGAGGTTCACGAAGGCGCGCACCTGCAGCTCGTCGCCGACCTGCGGGACGGTGTCGACTCCCCCGGATTCCACATGGGTCACCGCGACATCCGGCCATGCCATCCGCACTCGCGCCTTCCACTCTGCCAGCGCGCGCGCCGGCTGGAAGTCGTCGGCCTTCATCGACCGCACCGACGCCGTCGCTGGCAGGTACAGGTTCATCACGTACTCCCGCACCATGCGGTCGGCCGAGAGCATCGGCGACAGGGTGCTGAGGGTGTGCCGGATCGCGGTAACCCAGCGCTTCGGCACTCCCGACGTGTCGCGGTCGTAGAAGCGGGGGGCGATCTGGTTCTCGATGAGGTCGTACATGCTCGCCGCCTCGAGGGCGTCGCGTTCCGCGGCATCCCCGGCCGAATCGGCGCTCGGAATCGCCCAGCCGTTTCGCTCGTCGTAGAACTCGTTCCACCAGCCGTCGAGGATCGACAGGTTGAGCGACCCGTTCAGTGCCGCCTTCATGCCGGACGTGCCGCAAGCCTCGAGCGGGCGCAGCGGGTTGTTCAGCCAGACGTCGGTGCCCGGGTACAGCAGTTGCGCCATGGCGATGTCGTAGTTCGGCAGGAACACGATGCGGTCGCGGACCTCCGGCGCCGAGGCGAATTCGACGAGCTGCTGGATCAGGCGCTTGCCCTCGTCATCGGCCGGATGCGACTTGCCAGCGATCACCAGCTGGATGGGCCGCTCCGGGTGCAGCAGCAGCGAGCGCAGCCGGTCCTGGTCGTGCAGCATGAGGGTGAGGCGCTTGTAGGTGGGCACTCGTCGCGCGAAGCCGATCGTCAGCACGGTGGGGTCGAGCAGGTCGTCCACCCAGCTGGGCACCGCGATGCCCGGATTCTCCTCGCGCCAGGCCGCTGCCCTGCGCCGGCGCGCCTCGGTCACCAGCTGTGCCCGCATGAAGCCGCGTACGGTCCAAATGTCGGCGTCGCTGATGGCGGGCGACTGCCAGTCGCAGGCGGTGGTGTCGTCGGTGCCGAGCTTGGATTCCGCCAGGCCGAGCAGCAGCGGGTCGGTCCAGGTGGGCGCGTGCACGCCGTTCGTGATCGACCCGATGGGCACGTCATCCTGATCGAACCCGGGCCAGAGCGCGCCGAACATGCCGCGGGAGACCTGCCCGTGCAACTGCGAGACGCCGTTGGCCCGCTGCGCCAGCCGCATGCCCATCACGGCCATGTTGAACGTGTGATCCACGCCGCCCTCGTAGTCTTCGGCACCAAGCGCGAGTACCTGCGCGACATCCACTCCTGGCAGCAGGTCAGAGGTGAGGTACCGAGCGATCAGCCCGGCGTCGAACCGGTCGATGCCGGCCGCGACCGGGGTGTGCGTGGTGAACACCGTGCCCGCCCGCACCACCTGGATCGCCTCGTCGAAGGTCAGGCCACGGCCGATCAGGTCGCTGATGCGCTCCAGGCCGAGGAAGCCGGCATGGCCCTCGTTGGTGTGGAACACCTCCGGCTCCGCATGGCCGGTGAGGTCGGTGAACCGGCGAATCGCCCGCACGCCGCCGATGCCGAGCAGCAGCTCCTGCAGCAGTCGGTGCTCACTGCCGCCGCCGTACAGCCGGTCGGTGACGCCGCGCAGGTCCGCATCATTGGCCAGGATGTCGGTATCGAGCAGCAACAGTCGGATGCGGCCGACGGCAACCTGCCAGACGCGCGCATACAGGGCCCGGCCGTCGGGCAGCGCCAGGGCGACCTGCACCGGGGAGCCATCCGGATGCCGCAGCACGGTGAGCGGAAGGCCGTCCGGGTCGAGGGTCGGGTAGCTCTCCTGCTGCCAGCCGTCACGCGACAGCGACTGCCGGAAGTAGCCGTTGCGGTAGAACAGGCCAACGCCGAGGATCGGCACTCCGAGGTCGGACGCGCTCTTCAGATGGTCGCCGGCCAGGATGCCGAGGCCACCGGAGTACTGCGGCAGCGCCGCCGCGATGCCGAACTCCGGCGAGAAGTAGGCGATCGACTGCGGGGCGCCCTCGAGCTGCTGATACCAGCGGGGCTCCTCGATGTAGCGGTGTAGCTCATCTCGGAGCACGTTCGCTCGGTCGACGAAGTGGTCGTCGGCGGCGAGTTGGTCGAGTCTGGCCGGGTCGATTGCGCCGAGCAGCCGCACCGGGTCGTGCTCGACGCTCTCCCACAGTTCGGGCGAGATCGCCGAGAACAGCTGCCGGGTGTGTTCGTGCCACGACCAGCGCAGGTTGGTGGACAGCTCTGCGAGCGCGGACAGCCGCTCGGGAAGAACGGTTCGGACAGTAAATCGACGGATCGCCTTCACGGGCCCACTCTATGGGAGGGAGGTTTCGGGGCTGTTGATGATGTGTGAGTATGCGAATGTCGGTTGCTTGCGTTCCTCTCCTCCACAACCGTTCGGCTCGACCATTATCCACAGCAAAACTCCCGTCTGATCAGCACAAAGGTAATGTCGGTGGTGGGACATACTGTGGTGTCATGACCGAAACAGCGGACCTTCTGCAGCAGGCGACATCCCTGCTGTCCGATGCCGTTCGCCTGCCGGTCTCGCCGCTCAGCGACGACGACCTGATGCACGTGACGATGCTCGCCGAGCAGGCGGGTCGATTCACCGACGCGCTCAGGACGATCGCGGCGGCCGAGGTCACCGAGCGATCCAGGTTCGAACTGGGCGACACCGGGCTCGCGCGGCGGCTCGGCCACGCGTATCCGCGGCATCTACTTGAGCAAGTCACCCGCGCCTCCGGCGTGCAGATCCAGGAGCGGGTTCGTCTGGGCGCCAAGCTTGCGCCACGCGTGTCGGCAGACGGGCAACCGATGCCGCCGCTCTACCCTGCTGTCAGCGCGGCGGTGATCGCGGGTGAGGTTGGAGTAGCCGCCGCCGCAAAGATCACGGCGACCCTCGACCAGGCCGCCGAGCGGTGCGCTCCCGGAGACGTGGCCACGGCGGAACAGCACCTGGTGACCGAGGCCACCGTGTGGTCGGCCGATGCGGTGGCCGGGCAGGCGCGGTTGTGGCGTGATGCGCTGGATCCGGACGGTGCCGCCCCTCGCGAAGACACCGCCGTGCACAAGCGGTCGCTCACCATCAGCCGCGAGGTCGACGGCCTGGCGACCATGGTGGCAAAGCTGCCGGCCGCGATGCTCGCGGAGATTCGCGCCATCTTCTCCGTCTATGCCTCCCCGAAGATCACGCCACGTTTCTTGAACCCCGACGAGGCAGACGCTTCCGACCCGGCTACCGACCCGCGGACGGCTGCGCAGCGCAATGCCGACATCCTGCTGGGGCTGTTGCGTGTCGGCGCGGCGGCCGACCCGAATCGCCCGCGCTCGCGTCCGGTGGTGGTGGCCACGGTCACCCTGCAAGAGCTGGCCGACGGCGTCGGGGTCGGCTATCTCGACGACGTCGACGAACCGGTCAGCGCCGCGACAATCGATCAACTTGTCTGCACCGGCGATCTGCGGCTGATGGTGCTGGGTAAGCAGGGCGAGGCGTTGTGGCTGAGCAAGCCGACCCGACTGTTCACCGATCGACAAAAGCTTGCCCTCGCCGTGCGCGACGGCGGCTGCGTCAACTGCGGCGCACCACCATCGTGGACAGACGCGCACCATGTCACCGAGCACCGCAACCACGGGCCCACCGACATCGACAACGGGGTGCTGCTCTGTCCACCGTGTCATCGGCTCCTGCACAAGGGCGCATTCGACCTGAAGATGGTCGATGGGGTGCCGTACCTCCGAGCAGCCGCCTACATCGATCCCGATCGCACCTGGCGACGCGTCGGTGGGGCGCGAGTGAATCTGCGGAAGGGCCTGTCGGCCTGAGCTGGCTGGCTAGTCGCCGGCCCGCCGTTTCTTCAGAGCTCCAGCCACCGCTGAGGCCATCATGTAGCCGGCGTACAGGAACAGGGCGCCAGCAATGGTCGGGATGATCCACGACCGGTTCTCGCCGTTGACCGCCTGATTGACGTAACCAATCCACGGAACGCTGTACCAGACCTTGCCCCGCACCTGCTCGGAAACCACCGGCTCCGCATCTGGGGCACCGTTGTTGTCGCCCTGCGTGGTGAAAGTCTTGCTGCCATCGGATGACGACGAGATCGAGATCACCCGGTGGGTGACGACTGCGGGCTTACCGGACTCGATCTGATAGGTGATGGCATCGCCGATTCGAATGTCGCCGGTCTCGACCGGGCGCACCACGATCAGGGTGCCAGGCGGGAGGGTCGGCTCCATCGAACTGGTGAGCACGGTCAGCGGCACCGACCCGGTGGCGGCCGGCACCACGATGACGGCTGCGGCGAGCGCCAGCACGAGCATGAACAGTCCGCCGCTCAGGCCGAGTCCGAGGTAGTACAGGATTCCGTGGGGCTTCTGCTTCGCTGGCGCGACGCTGGCGGAGGCCACGCCACTCGGGGGCGCGGGCGTCGCGGCATCCGGTGTGTCGGTGACGGTCACGGTCAGTTGATTCGTCATGCGGCCTCCCCCGTCACGGCTTGCTCGTCATCCTGTCGGCGGCGACGCCAGGCGAGCAGCCAGAACCCCGCCACCCCGGCAGAGAAGCCGCCGATGAGCATGAAGATGAGCAGCAGGTTGACGTCGCCGGTGTAGAGGTTGACGAACGCCTGGAGCGGCATCGACGATGCTGGCAACTGCTCGTCCGGCGCGGCCGTGTCGGCATCGGTGGTGGTGTGGGTGCCGGTGGCGGTGGCGCCGTTGAACGCGCTGACGATGGCACTGTCAGGCGAACTGCTGAGCGGGCTGCCGGTGGTGGTGCCGGTGGAACCCGCGGGCGGCACCGTTGCAGCCGGTCTCGCTCCATCCGGCATCGCTGGAGCCGGATTCGGCGCTGGCGCCTCCGGCTGACCGATGACCGGAAGCTCGGTGCCATCCGGGCCGCAGTCAGTGGCGGCGAATGCCGGATACGCCGGGTCGACGAGCGCGACGCGGATGCTCATCGACGCGGTCGCGCCCTGGCCCGCGGTTCCGGTCAGGTCGCCGAGGGCGAGTTGGGTGTGGAGGCGACGAGCCTCGCCCGGCTGGAGGATCGGGCCCTCGAGCAGTACCGCGCACGGGTTTGCTGCGCTCAGTGCCACGACTGGCCTGGCTCCCCCGGCTGTGAGCGTCGTGCTCACCGTGAGCGCGTCGGCGAAGACTGGGTCGGTGGTGACCACGTCGATGAGCGAGAGGCGCAGGACGCCTGGCGCAGCGAAGGTGTTGCGAACCCACAGGTCCTCGCCGATGACACTGCCCGGAATGAGCGGGTCGGTGAGCTGGAAGAGCGCGCCCGGGAGAGTGGCGCTGTAGGTAACGCCGTCGCTGGAGACTTCGATGCCGCTAGCGGCATGCGCTGGCGCACTCAGCGCGAGAGAGCTGCCCAGTGCGACCCCCAGAGTCAACACCGTTAAGGTCAGCGGACGCACGAGAGACCCTTGTTGCCGTCCGGCGCGATGGTGAACTTATCGGTGGCTATCGCCGTGGTGCCCGCGTACACCGTGATCACGTACGTACCTGCCGGTGCGCCGCTATTGTCCAGCTGTTGCTTGGTCAACTCGATCGGGGAGGTAACGGTGGGGAGCTCGATCATCGTGGAGATGCTCGGCGTCGGTCCAGTGACCTTGACGGAGTAGCTCGTGAACCCACTCAGGTGAGGCCACGCCAGATCCAGTCGTTGTCCGTTGTTGTGCGTGGTGCACACGGTGAGTTGTGGTGGTGTCGGTTGCGGGTCACCAGCATGTGCGGTCCCCGCACTCTGCGTCACGCCGATTGTCGGCGCCGTTGCGGTCCACCCGGTGCCGGTAGCCGTCAATGACGCCGCGAACGACACCGGCGCCGATTGCCCCCAGTACTGCAGGGCGGTGAAACTGTCGAGTGCGGTCTGCACACACCAGACTGTCGACTCGTCGGGCCCGATGGGTGTCGTCAAGGTTGGCAGCGACGCCCACGTGGTGCCGGTGAGCCCGTCGGGCAGAACAGCGCAGTTTCCTTGCCACACCTTCACCGAGACGGCGCTCGCGAGGCCACCCTGCGCGGAGGGGGTGAGGGAAGCGATTCCGGGTACCGATCCGGTGTTGCGCACGGTGATCGAGCCGGTGATGGTGGTGGTACCGCTGTATCCGGCCGGGTAAACCGTGTCTAGAGCCGTCACCTGCTGCGTGACACCCACTCGTGCGGCAGCCGCTGTGGACGACGTGCTGGTCGTCGCCGTCCACAGTGCCCAGGCCGCTCCGGGGCCAGCGAGCACGAGGAATGCGGCGAGCGCGACAGCAATCGCCTTGCGGGAGACGCGACGGCCCTGCGGCACGTCGGCGCCAGGTGGGGCGCTTCGTGCTCGAGATCGGAACATGGTCGGCCTACTTCTGGGTCGCCGTCAGGGTGATACCGAAGGCAGCCGTCTGGCCTTGGACGTCGATGGGCGCGCCGGCATTCAGCAGCACCTCTGCGCACAGAACCCTCGCGCTGTTCGCGGGCAGATCGGCGGCCACAACAGTGGAGAACCCGGTGAGCGGAGCCGTCACACCCCCGGCGAGGCCGGGATGACAGGCTGCACTCGTAGCGACTGGGGTGAGCCGGAGGGTCATGTGCGACGCGATCAACGGGGCCGGCGCAGTGACTGCGACAGACGCGGCCAGCGAAGCAGCAACGGTGCCAGTGCTGGTTACCGAGAACGCTTGCGCCGCCGACTGGCCAGGCAGAAGGTTGGACCACGCCGACGCATTGAGGGTCGGGGTATCGACAGTCAGCGTCATCGACCCGGAAGTAATTGTTCCGGGGCTGACCGTCTCGACGTCGTTCCACAGGGCGTAGGTTCCGCCGACGGGAATCAGCGCGACGACGACCCCGGTTGCCGCTGCGGCGAGCAGCAGCGTGCGAGTCTTCGGCCGTGAGGGTACGCGAATGCCCAGCATGGTGGTCTTCCAATCGTTCGGGTCGATGGAAAGTGGTGGTGCTGGTGTGCCCGCCCGGGTAGAGGCGGGCACACCCGTGGATACGAGCTAGACCTGCGAAACAGTGAAGGTCAGTGCACCGAGGTCCAGAACCTCGCTCGTGCTACCCGAGCCCGTCGTGTTCGGATCGAAGGTGACGGTGATCACCACGCTCACCACGGTGGATCCCTTCGACACCGGAATGGTGTTGCCCTGGACATACGGGGCGCCGCCGACGGTCATGACGGTGACCGGTGTCACTCCAGCGATGCCGTTGGTCAGACCCGCGAGGTTGCTCTCCAGTTCAGCTTCGAGGTTGTCTCCCGTCGCGGTGATGTTGAAGCTCGCGGCATACTGGAGAACGTCGCCTGGCACAGTGCGGAAGTTCGAAATCGTGGCGACGGCGACTGGTGTCGCCGCGTCAGTCACGTCGGTCCACGCGCCGACCGGCGTTGACAGGCTCAGTTCTCCGGATGTAATCGTTCCGGCGGCGACGGTGGCGTTGTCGTTCCACGTCGCAAACGTGCCTGCGCCACCGAGAAGAAGGGCAATTCCGGCAGCGCCGGCGATGGATCCCTTGACGAGCTTGTTCATTTTGGTGAGTCCTCTCACGACATCATGACGATGTCGGGTCATCGTGGACCCGCTCACGGCGCGCGATGTCACTCCCTTGCACGCGCCGGGCAGCGCGATGCAGGGGTCATGACGAAGTCCTGATCTCGCCTGCGGGCCGGGTAGCGGCAGGCGAGATCAGGGCTCTTCAGCTTCGGGTGATTCGGGTTGTAACTTGCACAGGTGGCGGGTAGGCGGTCACCTGGGCTGGGGTTAGCGGGTAGCTGGGTAAATCTTGTGTTCCCCCACATCCAGAAGAATATTCGTCAGCATGATGGAGGACAAGCGATGTACCCCGTTTTACGAACCCCCAGAGCAGGGGGTACGGCATGAGTCCGCACTATGGAGGACATACAGAACGGGCTGTCTAGCCCCGACGATGTGCTTGCATTCACCCGGCGCCTCGGTGATCAGCGAGCCTGTGGGATGGTTCGGGTGCGCAGGCGGCGGGTTACGGGCCGCCTGCGCGGGGGGTGTGACGGAAGACGCAGTGCGATGTGATCGCACAGCGCGGGATGTTTCCCTCACCCCCTGAATCTATTGGTCCTCCTTTTGGAGGACAAGAGGAAGTCTCGCCATCTGTGCACCCAGAACGGGGGTCACGGATGCCGCGGGCGTGCCCCTCGTGCCCGCGTGGTGCAAGACGGTACGGTCAGAGTGTGGTGACACCAGAAGATGGCGGCGCAGTTGTTCACGCGGGTTCTGCAGCATCCGATGAGTTCGTGCCGCGAATCGGACGAATACCGATCCGCCAGCTCGCACCACGCCAACCGGAAGACCGCTGGTCACCGAAGGCGTTCGTCGGAGAGGTCGTGCCTTTCGCCGCCACCGTGTTCCGCGAAGGACATGACGAGCTCGGCGTGCAACTGCTGCTCACCGCTCCGGACGACACCGAGACGCAGCATCCGATGGTGCTGCGCGTGCGCGGCACCGACCGGTGGCGAGTCGATGTGCAGCTGGACGCCCCGGGACTCTGGCGATATCGCATCCGGGCATACAGCGACGACTGGGCAACCTGGCGCCACAACGCCGAGATCAAGATTCCCGCCGGCCAGGATGTCGAGCTGATGTTCACGATGGGTGCGAACCTGCTCAAGCGAGCCGGACGGTCCGCCGTCGTCAAGGACGCTATCGCCGCAATCACCGACACCTCCCTGAGCACCGCGGAACGACTGAAGGTCGCCGTTGACGCCCGCCTGACCCGCGCCATCCAGTCCCGGCCGCTGGCGAGCCTCGTCACCCTGTCCGAGACGGTCGACGTGCGGGTTGAGCCCACCCGCGCCGGTGTCGGCAGCTGGTACGAGTTCTTCCCGCGCAGCGAGGGCGCGAAAAAGCGCCAGGACGGTTCCTGGCAGAGCGGCACCTTCCGCACCGCGGCACGGAGGCTGCCTGCTATCGCCCGAATGGGTTTCGACGTCGTCTACCTGCCGCCGATCCACCCGATCGGCCACGCTTTCCGCAAGGGCCCCAACAACTCGCTGACGCCGGGCCCTCACGACCCTGGCTCGCCGTGGGCGATCGGCTCGGCGGAGGGCGGTCACGATGCCATCCACCCCGACCTCGGCACGATCGCCGACTTCACGGCGTTCCTGAAGGCGGCGAAGAAGAGCAACCTCGACGTCGCAATCGACCTCGCCCTGCAGTGCTCCCCCGACCACCCCTGGGTCACCGAGCATCCGGAATGGTTTACGCAACTGCCAGACGGAACGATCGCATACGCCGAGAATCCGCCGAAGAAGTACCAGGACATCTATCCGATCAACTTCGACAACGATCCCGAAGGCATCCGCGCCGAGGTGCTGCGCATCGTGCGGTACTGGATCGGCGTCGGGGTGCGCATCTTCCGCGTCGACAACCCGCACACCAAGCCGCTCAATTTCTGGGAGTGGCTGCTGAACGAGGTAAACACCGAGTTTCCGGATGTCGTGTTCCTGGCCGAAGCGTTCACCAGGCCTCCGATGATGCAGTCACTCGCCGGTGCGGGTTTCCAGCAGTCATACACCTACTTCACCTGGCGTAACACCAAACCGGAGTTGGAGACATACTTCACCGAACTGTCCCAGGAGACAGCGGACTTCCTACGGCCCAACCTGTTCGTCAACACGCCTGACATCCTCACCGAGTACCTGCAATTCGGCGGACGTCCGGCGTACAAGGTGCGCGCGGCGCTCGCGGCGACGGCCGCACCGACCTGGGGGGTCTACTCCGGTTACGAGTTGTTTGAGGATGTCGCCAGGCCTGGCTCAGAGGAGAACATCGACAACGAGAAGTACGAGTACAAGCCGCGTGACTGGGCGAAGGCGGAGAGCCTCGGTGCCTCGCTTGCCCCGTATCTGACCCAGCTGAACAAGATCCGCGCGGAACACCCGGCGCTCCGGCAACTGCGCAACCTGCGCGTGCACTGGAGCGACGACGACGCCGTGCTCGTGTACACGAAGTACCTGGCCGGCGCCCACACCCGCACTCGCCGCGCCGACGGCCTGATCATCGTCGCGAACCTCGACCCGCACTCGGTGCGGGAGACCACCGTGCACCTGGACCTTGCCGAACTGGGCCTTCCCCTCGATGCCCGCTTCGAGGTGCGCGACCTCATCACCGGTGACCGTTACGACTGGGGCGCCGACAATTACGTGCGACTCGACGCCTTCGTCGAGCCGGTGCACATCCTGCGAGTCGACTATCCGCGAGGTCTCTGATGCTCCCCCACCTTGATCCGACCGTCATTTCCGAGCTCGCCCACGGCAGCCACCCACGTCCGCATGACCACCTGGGGCAGCATCCGGTCGATGACGGGGTCGTCATCCGCTGTGTCCGGCCACTCGCCGCCACGGTCACCGCGGTGCGAGCCGACGGTAGCCGGGTGCCGCTGGAACACCTGAGCGACGGGCTTTGGCAGGGCGCGACATCCGCTCCAGGCCAGGGCTACCGGATCGAGGCCAGCTACCCGAACGGCGACCGCTGGACCGCCGATGACCCGTACCGGTTCGTGCCGACGGTCGGCGACATCGACCTGTACCTCTGGGGCGAGGGCCGCCACGAGCAGGTGTGGCAGGTGCTCGGCTCCCACCACCGCCCGCACGAAGACGTCGACGGCACCGCGTTCAGCGTCTGGGCGCCGCACGCCCGCGCGGTGCGCGTGATCGGCGACTTCAACTCGTGGAACGGCGTGCAGCACGCGATGCGCCGCCTCGACGACCACGGCATCTGGGAGCTGTTCGTGCCCGCCCTGACCGCCGGCAACACCTACAAGTTCGAGATCCTCACCGCCGCCGGCGAGTGGGTGCAACGCGCCGACCCGATGG
This Salinibacterium sp. ZJ450 DNA region includes the following protein-coding sequences:
- the glgP gene encoding alpha-glucan family phosphorylase, which translates into the protein MKAIRRFTVRTVLPERLSALAELSTNLRWSWHEHTRQLFSAISPELWESVEHDPVRLLGAIDPARLDQLAADDHFVDRANVLRDELHRYIEEPRWYQQLEGAPQSIAYFSPEFGIAAALPQYSGGLGILAGDHLKSASDLGVPILGVGLFYRNGYFRQSLSRDGWQQESYPTLDPDGLPLTVLRHPDGSPVQVALALPDGRALYARVWQVAVGRIRLLLLDTDILANDADLRGVTDRLYGGGSEHRLLQELLLGIGGVRAIRRFTDLTGHAEPEVFHTNEGHAGFLGLERISDLIGRGLTFDEAIQVVRAGTVFTTHTPVAAGIDRFDAGLIARYLTSDLLPGVDVAQVLALGAEDYEGGVDHTFNMAVMGMRLAQRANGVSQLHGQVSRGMFGALWPGFDQDDVPIGSITNGVHAPTWTDPLLLGLAESKLGTDDTTACDWQSPAISDADIWTVRGFMRAQLVTEARRRRAAAWREENPGIAVPSWVDDLLDPTVLTIGFARRVPTYKRLTLMLHDQDRLRSLLLHPERPIQLVIAGKSHPADDEGKRLIQQLVEFASAPEVRDRIVFLPNYDIAMAQLLYPGTDVWLNNPLRPLEACGTSGMKAALNGSLNLSILDGWWNEFYDERNGWAIPSADSAGDAAERDALEAASMYDLIENQIAPRFYDRDTSGVPKRWVTAIRHTLSTLSPMLSADRMVREYVMNLYLPATASVRSMKADDFQPARALAEWKARVRMAWPDVAVTHVESGGVDTVPQVGDELQVRAFVNLGALAPEDVTVEVLYGQTRDEERLTNTRRQRLELVAETPGQPTIFGGTIALSRAGSFGYNVRVVPGHPQLDTAAEMGLIAVAG
- a CDS encoding HNH endonuclease signature motif containing protein; translated protein: MTETADLLQQATSLLSDAVRLPVSPLSDDDLMHVTMLAEQAGRFTDALRTIAAAEVTERSRFELGDTGLARRLGHAYPRHLLEQVTRASGVQIQERVRLGAKLAPRVSADGQPMPPLYPAVSAAVIAGEVGVAAAAKITATLDQAAERCAPGDVATAEQHLVTEATVWSADAVAGQARLWRDALDPDGAAPREDTAVHKRSLTISREVDGLATMVAKLPAAMLAEIRAIFSVYASPKITPRFLNPDEADASDPATDPRTAAQRNADILLGLLRVGAAADPNRPRSRPVVVATVTLQELADGVGVGYLDDVDEPVSAATIDQLVCTGDLRLMVLGKQGEALWLSKPTRLFTDRQKLALAVRDGGCVNCGAPPSWTDAHHVTEHRNHGPTDIDNGVLLCPPCHRLLHKGAFDLKMVDGVPYLRAAAYIDPDRTWRRVGGARVNLRKGLSA
- a CDS encoding signal peptidase I, which produces MTNQLTVTVTDTPDAATPAPPSGVASASVAPAKQKPHGILYYLGLGLSGGLFMLVLALAAAVIVVPAATGSVPLTVLTSSMEPTLPPGTLIVVRPVETGDIRIGDAITYQIESGKPAVVTHRVISISSSSDGSKTFTTQGDNNGAPDAEPVVSEQVRGKVWYSVPWIGYVNQAVNGENRSWIIPTIAGALFLYAGYMMASAVAGALKKRRAGD
- a CDS encoding TasA family protein; amino-acid sequence: MLGIRVPSRPKTRTLLLAAAATGVVVALIPVGGTYALWNDVETVSPGTITSGSMTLTVDTPTLNASAWSNLLPGQSAAQAFSVTSTGTVAASLAASVAVTAPAPLIASHMTLRLTPVATSAACHPGLAGGVTAPLTGFSTVVAADLPANSARVLCAEVLLNAGAPIDVQGQTAAFGITLTATQK
- a CDS encoding alternate-type signal peptide domain-containing protein codes for the protein MNKLVKGSIAGAAGIALLLGGAGTFATWNDNATVAAGTITSGELSLSTPVGAWTDVTDAATPVAVATISNFRTVPGDVLQYAASFNITATGDNLEAELESNLAGLTNGIAGVTPVTVMTVGGAPYVQGNTIPVSKGSTVVSVVITVTFDPNTTGSGSTSEVLDLGALTFTVSQV
- a CDS encoding alpha-1,4-glucan--maltose-1-phosphate maltosyltransferase, with product MPRACPSCPRGARRYGQSVVTPEDGGAVVHAGSAASDEFVPRIGRIPIRQLAPRQPEDRWSPKAFVGEVVPFAATVFREGHDELGVQLLLTAPDDTETQHPMVLRVRGTDRWRVDVQLDAPGLWRYRIRAYSDDWATWRHNAEIKIPAGQDVELMFTMGANLLKRAGRSAVVKDAIAAITDTSLSTAERLKVAVDARLTRAIQSRPLASLVTLSETVDVRVEPTRAGVGSWYEFFPRSEGAKKRQDGSWQSGTFRTAARRLPAIARMGFDVVYLPPIHPIGHAFRKGPNNSLTPGPHDPGSPWAIGSAEGGHDAIHPDLGTIADFTAFLKAAKKSNLDVAIDLALQCSPDHPWVTEHPEWFTQLPDGTIAYAENPPKKYQDIYPINFDNDPEGIRAEVLRIVRYWIGVGVRIFRVDNPHTKPLNFWEWLLNEVNTEFPDVVFLAEAFTRPPMMQSLAGAGFQQSYTYFTWRNTKPELETYFTELSQETADFLRPNLFVNTPDILTEYLQFGGRPAYKVRAALAATAAPTWGVYSGYELFEDVARPGSEENIDNEKYEYKPRDWAKAESLGASLAPYLTQLNKIRAEHPALRQLRNLRVHWSDDDAVLVYTKYLAGAHTRTRRADGLIIVANLDPHSVRETTVHLDLAELGLPLDARFEVRDLITGDRYDWGADNYVRLDAFVEPVHILRVDYPRGL